The DNA segment TGGAGGGGTCGAGGTGTCGAGACGGCCGCTGGACGGGTACTCGAGGATCACGGCGTCGTGGTCTTCCCGAAGCGGTGGAGCCCCCTTCACGCCGTAATGAACGACAGCCCATCCCTGGAAGCCCGCGGGCACGATATGGCGCTCGGGGACCGTCGCCTCCATGCCGACCGCCTTCTGCACCCGGTACAGGCCTTCAGGGGCGATTGGTGACTGGAAAAAGAGGAAGACGGCGGCGCCGATCACCAGCGCGACGGCGACGATCACGGCAAGCAGGCGTCCGATGCTCGTCATGTTTCCCCAAGAAATATACGAAAGGCGGGTGGGGAAGATTAATGAAGTCAGATCCCTGTTTCGGGGTGTCCGCGTGGTGAGTCGACCTCGTCCCGCAACGTCTTGACCACCTTGTAGACCTCGATGTGAGGTTCGCCTTCCGCCTGGTAGGCCTCTGCGATGGTCGCTCGAAGCTCGGAATCGCGGTATGCGGTGAACGCCTCCGGAGAATCCCAGAGATACAGGCCGGCGATCTCTCCGGTTATCGTGTTTTGGAGATAGTATTTCTGCTGCAGCCCGGACAGCGCTTCGAATTCCGGTGCCCGTTCTTCGACGATCTTCATGATCTCATCAAACGGCAGCTTTGATTTGAAGCGAACAAGGAGCGTTACCGCTGGATTGCCCATCGTGATCCTCCGATCTATGGATCAGGAACCTGGATGAGGCACAGAAGATTCCGCGTGCATTGGTGCCTCGGGGTGCTCCGTTGGCGAGCCGACAACCGAGGAATAGCCGAAGCGATGCGGCTCACGTCTCACACACCCGGGCGAGTTCAATACGCTTCGAATCCGCGCCCAAACCGACGGAATACTTTTTGCTCGCAGGGGTTTAGATCTTTCGTTGAGATGAATTCAGACAATCGATGAAGCTGCGCCACCGCAGTCGGTGGCGCGCCGGGGGAGTGGACATGATCGGCAGCAGTCTTTCGCATTACCGGGTGACCTCCAAATTGGGTGAAGGTGGCATGGGCGAGGTGTGGCGCGCAGAAGACACCAAGCTCGGCCGCGACGTGGCGCTCAAGATGTTGCCGGAGGTGTTTGCTCAAGATCCGGAGCGGCTGGCTCGCTTCGAGCGTGAGGCACGGGTCCTGGCATCGCTTTCTCACCCGAACGTTGCCGGAATTCACGGTCTCGAAGAGGTCGACGGCAAACGCTTCCTGGTGATGGAGCTGGTGGAAGGGGAGACGCTAGCGGAACGCATCCAGCAGGGTGCGATGCCGGTCGAAGAGGTGGTGCGCATCGCCTCGAAGATCGCCGAGGCGGTGGAGTCGGCGCACGAAAAGGGCGTCATCCACCGGGATCTCAAACCGGCGAACGTGAACCTCACACCGGATGGCAACGTCAAGGTGTTGGACTTCGGTCTGGCGAAGGCGTTGGCTCCGGATCCGATCTCGGGCGATGGGTTTGATCAGGACCTGTCGCTGTCGCCGACGATGACCAAGGCGATGACGGGGATGGGTGTCCTGCTGGGCACGGCGGGGTATATGAGCCCCGAGCAGGCCCGTGGCAAGCCGGTGGACCGGCGGGCCGACATCTGGGCATTCGGCTGCATCCTGTACGAGATGCTGGCCGGCCAGCGCTTGTTCACCGGTGAAACGGCGACCGATGTGATCGGCGCAGTTGTGCACAAGGAGCCGGACCTCGACGAGCTGTCGTCCGATGTGCCGTTGCGAATCAGGCGCTTGCTCGAGCGTTGTCTTCAAAAGGACGTGAATCGTCGTCTGCAATCGATTGGCGAAGCGCGGATCGCGCTGCAGGAATGGCTGGAAAATCCTGAGGAAGAACCTGTCAAGACCGAGGGTGGACGCCCGGGATGGCTGCCGTGGGCGGCCGCCGTGGCTGCGGGTGTGATCGGGCTTGCGGTGGGAGGCATTTTCCTTGGCTCGAGTGATCCGGAACCCCCCGCTGTGCAACGTTTCGTCGTCGAACTCGGTGATGAGCCGCCATTTACTGGTCGTGGAGCCGCCGTGGTTCCCTCGCCTGACGGACGCTTTCTCGCGTACGCCACCGCGGTATCCGGAGGGGGCTCCCTCTACCTTCGCCCGCTCGAAAGGATGGAGAGTCTGCAGGTGGCGACCGGGCAATCGCGTGAGTGGCCGCATAATGCATTTTTCTCTCCCGACAGCGATTGGCTCGGTTTTTTCACCGTCGCCGAGCTCAAGAAGGTGCCGGTGACAGGTGGTTCCCCGATCACGCTGGCCGAGGTCGATATGCCGCGCGGCGGCAGTTGGAGCGCGGACGGGCGAATCGTCTTCGCACCAGAGTCTACCGGCGGGCTGTCGATCGTGCCGGCAGCGGGCGGTGACGTCACACCGTTGACGACTGCGGAAGATGACAGCAGCTACGAGAGCCATCGGTATCCGCAATGGCTGCCCGGTGACACCGCGGTGCTGTTCACGAATGTGACCGCCGGGGGTACGCGCATCGAGATGGTCGACGTCAAAAATGGCGAGCGCAGCGTGATCCACGAGGGGGGCTTCTACGGTCGCTACGTCCCAACCGGACACGTGCTCTTCGTCGACGGTGACGCGGTCTTCGCGATGCCCTTCGACGCTGATCGACTCGAACGGACCGGCTCGCCGATGCCGGTGCTCGAGGGGGTTGCCTCGTTCCCGGCTGGCGGCCAGGCGCAGTATCACGTCTCCGACAACGGATTTCTCGTCTACCGGCCCGGCTCGGACGAGCTCGATCCGTTCCCGATCGCCTGGGCGGACCATAGCGGACGTCTCGAAACCCTGTGGGACGAGGAGGGCATCTACGGTTCGCCCCGACTCTCTCCGGACGGGCGCCGGCTTGCGGTCTCGGTCCAGCGTGGCGACGACTGGGACGTCTGGGTCTACGACATCGAGCGAGATGTCGGGACGCGTCTCACATTCGCCAATGGTTATGATGCCGACCCGGTGTGGTCGCCCGACGGTCGTTACGTGGCGTTCGCTTCGGATCGCGAAGACGGTCAGGTCGCGATGTACCGAACACGCAGCGATGGGACCGGTGAGGCGGAACGTTTGATCGAGCCGGGCAAGCTCGAGTTTCCGGCCCCTTTGAGCTGGTCTCCCGACGGTTCCGTCATACTGCTGACCTCGCCTGGAGCGAACGGCACGGACGACCTCTATTTCCTCGCTCTGGATGGGGACGGTGAGCCGGAGCCGTACCTGGCGTCGCCCTTCGACGAGGGTGATAGCCACTACTCGCCGGATGGGCGGTGGATCGTCTACCGCTCGAACGAGAGCGGCACCCCCGAGATCTATGTTCGCTCGACCGAGGGGCCGGGCAAATGGCAGATCTCGGACGGCGGAGGCTGGCAGCCGATGTGGTCGGGTGACGGCGCAACTTTGTTCTACCGCAGCCGCGAGGGGCTGAACGCTGTCGAGGTCAGTGCCGACGGTGAAGAGTTCCTCGCCGGTCGCCCCGAGTTTCTCTTTGGCGACATATTCGGCGGTCCTTCCGGCGTGAGGTTGCCGGGCTACCTCTTTTTCGACTATGACGTCAGCGCGGACGGCGAACATTTCGTCGTTTTCCCGCGCCGCACGGAACAGGAGGCCGGCTCCGCGACCGTTCACGTCGTCAACGGCTGGTTCGAAGAGCTCCGCCGTCTGACGTCGGTCGGCGCCAAGTAGGTTTTCCGGCCTCGAACCGGCGCCGTGCGTCCTCATTGACCCCGGAGGGCCTTGGCGATGGCGGTGCGATCGATATGTGGCGTACATCTGGGCGTTGCAAAGATGTCTTGCATGCGTTGCGCGATTCAGGCACTCTGAGTGAGCATCATGCTCGAAATTGTGCTCACGCTGGCTGCTCTCGCCATCGCCCTGATTCTGCGCGCAGAACCGCTGCGCCGTCTGCGGCCGCTCACCCTGCCGCTGATCCTCGTCGCTCTCGCCGCCTTTGCACACTTCATCGCCAAGTCCCTCGGGGTGGATGATGATGTCACGCGCTGGACGTCCGTCGCTCTTGTTTTAGCAATCGCCTTTCTCGTCGCTCGCGGCATATTGATGGTGATCTTCGATTGGATGCTGGTCCACCGCGCCGGCGTCGAGCCGCCTCGTCTCATGCGCGAGGTCGTCGCGTTGATCGTCTACCTGGTGCTGGCCGCGATCATCCTGCGCAGCATGGGCGTCGAGGTGACCGGTTTGATCGCGACCTCGGCAGTCATGACGGTGGTTGTCGGTCTCGCTCTGCAGCAGACACTCGGGAACCTCCTCGCTGGCCTCGCCCTGGTCTGGGAGCAACGCCTGAAGATCGGCACCTGGGTCGAGATGGACGGCATTCTGGGCCAGATCCAGCAGACCGGGTGGCGATCGATGATTCTCCGCACGCGGCTGCGGGAGCGGTTGCTGATCCCGAATTCGGACGTTGCTGCGGCGAGGATCAGGATCCTCGGCTCCGGTGAACAGCCGGTGGCGGTGCCGGTGCGTCTCGGCGTCGCCTACGGCGTACCGCCCGACGCGGCCAAGGAGGTCTTCCGCCGAGTGGCTGGAGGTATTCCCGGCGTGCTGTCGGAGCCGGCACCACGAATTCTGACCGTCGAATTCGCCGACAGCGCCGTGGTCTACGAGTGTCGTCTGTGGACACTCATCCCGTGGAGCCGGGAGGATCTGACGGATTTGTTTCTGACCCGCGCTCACGCCGCCTTGAACAGGGCCGGCATGGAGATTCCCTTTCCCCAGCGCACCCTCCACCGGGGGACACGGCCCGAGCCCCGTGACACGGTGGAGAGGCGCCGCCGCGCCCTCGCCGCCTGTGAGCTGTTCAGCGAGCTCTCCGATGAGGCGCTCGACAATCTTGCGCAAAGGTCCAGACTGTATCGCTTCGCTCCCGGCGAACCCGCAGTTCAAACCGGTGAGACCTCGGCCGCACTGTTTGCGATCGCCTCGGGCTCGGCTGCCGTCTCCCATAACGGGCGCAAGATCGCCACCCTCGAGGTGGGCGACTTCTTCGGCGAGACCGCGTTCCTTTCCGGGGAGCCTCGCACCGCAACCGTTCGCGCTGCCGGAGGCCCGATCGAGGTGGTGGAGATTGACGAGCCTTGTCTGAAAGCTTTGCTCGAGGATCACCCGGGCCTCGCCGACCATCTGGCGGAGAGAATGGCTGCCCGTCGGCTGGAGGCCGAGCAGCTGCGCGACGAGACCGGCGCGCTGATGTCCGAGGCCGGGCTGGTGTCGCAGCTCCGAAAGCGTCTCCTGCGATTCATCGGGCGGTAGAGGTGTTGGGCGCAGGCGTCTTGTCCATACATTGTTCTCGACAGAAGGTGGTAGGGGCGCCAACTTTGGCGCCCGAGGCAATCGCGGTCAGACGTGCGTTCAGGTCACCGTTGCCTACGCCGGGGGGGCCCCGAGGCATCGGGGCACTTCGGCAATGAAGAACCTGTCATCTTCTGGCACACAAGAGACCGTCCAGGCATTTTCGCTGGAAGGTCCAATCGACATGACATCCATATCGCTGAGTCCACCTATCTTCTCGGCCTCGATTCGCCACACATGACAACGTGATACCCGATACCCAGATGTGTGCTGGAACCAATGAATCAGAGATTCAATCATAATTTGATATTAGGTATTGATAGCAGTAATGATTCATGAGATAACCAACGAGCAACATATGTGGGCACCAAGTAAACAGAGGGGAGCGAATATGACCCTGCGAAAGATCTTTTTGGTAGCCGTCATCATCGGCCTTGGCGCTGCTGTATACGCGTGGTCGCCGGTCTCAGTCGTGGACGACCCGCTGGTGCGCATGCCGGGCACGCAGCCGGGTCAGGTGGCGCTGGAAAACCCGACCCGCTGCCTGAACTGCCACGCCGGCTATGATCCCGCAGTCGAACCGGGCTTCAACTGGAAGGGCTCGATGATGGCCCAGTCGGCCCGCGACTTCCTCTTCTGGTCGTGCATGACCGTCGCCGCCCAGGATTCGATCTGGGCCGTGGGCACTCCCAACGCCACCGACATCTGTGAGCGCTGCCATTTCCCCAAGGGCTGGCTGGAGGGCCGATCCGACCCCACCAATGCCTCGCTGATGACGGGTGCCGACTACGACGGCGTGCAGTGCGACTTCTGCCACCGAATGTGGGACCCGTTCTTCGAGACCACCTATGCGGGCACCCGCGAGGGCAGTGACTGGCCTGGATACTGGGATGAAACCAACGCCAGCAGCACCCCTTCTCAGTCGGCCGCAGACGCGACCTACACCGAAGACATGGTGACGTCGCAGACCATCGAGAACTTCAGCGGGGCGCCGTTTTTCGTCAGCAACCATCCAAGCTCGACCTACACCGAGAGCGGGTCAGGGCAGTATTTCGTCAGCCCCGATGCCGCCAAGCGGGCCTCCTTCGCCGATGCCAACGCCCGCCACCAGATGTTCTACAGCCGTTTTCACAAGAGCAAGTACATGTGCGCGACCTGCCACGACGTATCGAATCCGATTCTGGCCAACTTGGGCGCGGACGAAACTCAAGCGTTGCCGAGCGAGCTGAACTCAGCGTTTTCGTACTTCCACGTCGAACGCACCTTTTCGGAGTTCATGCTCTCGGCCTACGGACGAGGCGGGGCGGCCACGAACGCCGAATTCCAAGCTCAGGGCGCACCCGACATCACCCACGCCGCCAAGTGCCAGGACTGCCACATGCGGGACGTCACGGGCGCCGGCGCCGACAAGCGCGACGCGGTCGTCCGGCCTGGCGAGAGCGTCGAGCACCCCGACAGCGGCCAACCGCTGCACGACCTGACCGGCGGCAATGCGTGGGTTTCCTGGGTGCTGGCCAGCTCGGTTCCGGGGGCGGCCAACTACGACAGCTTCAACGATCAAAAGCTCAACCAGGGACCCGCGGCGCTGACCCTCGATCTCAGCCAGGGCGAGGGGATCGACCCGGAGGCCCTGCTTGCCGGCGTCGATCGGGCCAAGCAGCAGCTGTTGTTGGCGGCGACGATCAAAAACCTGAACTACGATGCAGACACCGGTGGGCTTTCCTTTGATATCCAAAACAACACAGGCCACAAGCTGATCTCCGGCTTCCCCGAAGGGCGGCGGATGTTCGTGAACATCAAGGCCTATACCGGAGGCAGCCTGATCTACGAGGTGAATCCGTACGATGGCGACGACCCAGGTGAAGAGAATGGCGCTCACACCCTGAAAGGTCTTCCCCATGCTCAGAGCAGCCCACCACTTGAGCCGCGCGAGTCTTACATTGATGAACTTGTATACGAGATGCATCCGACGAGCAACGCAGACGTACTCGACGCCAACGGATTCGGGCTTACCGGTGAGACGGAGACCTTCCACTTCGCGTTGGCGACGGGTCGATACAAGGACAACCGCATCCCGCCCAAGGGCTTCAATATCGGTGTGGCAGCCGATCGTCTGTCGGTTCCGGTGTGGCACGGCGCGGAAGATCTGAACTACTTCTCGAACGCCGAGTACGCAGGCGGTTACGACGGCGTATCGCTCGCGGATATTATCCCGGCGCGGGCGGACTATGTCGAGGTCAACCTCTTCTACCAGACCACCAGCCGCGAGTACATCGAGTTCCTGCGGGACGAGATTAACGGCACGAGCAATTTGACTCTCCCAGACCCCGACGAAAACACCGTTGTCAACGAGGCCTACGTCATTCAGAGCGATCCTTTCTTCAACCAGCTCAGGGCGTGGGGTGACACCATCTGGGATCTCTGGACCCACAACATCAACGTGGACGGTGCGGCGCCGATCTTGATGGCACAGGCGACGCACGGAACGACGACCGGTTGTTCTATCAGCGCACCAATTCTGAACTCGGCTACGCCGGGACACACCGA comes from the Acidobacteriota bacterium genome and includes:
- a CDS encoding YdhR family protein; protein product: MGNPAVTLLVRFKSKLPFDEIMKIVEERAPEFEALSGLQQKYYLQNTITGEIAGLYLWDSPEAFTAYRDSELRATIAEAYQAEGEPHIEVYKVVKTLRDEVDSPRGHPETGI
- a CDS encoding serine/threonine-protein kinase, with the translated sequence MIGSSLSHYRVTSKLGEGGMGEVWRAEDTKLGRDVALKMLPEVFAQDPERLARFEREARVLASLSHPNVAGIHGLEEVDGKRFLVMELVEGETLAERIQQGAMPVEEVVRIASKIAEAVESAHEKGVIHRDLKPANVNLTPDGNVKVLDFGLAKALAPDPISGDGFDQDLSLSPTMTKAMTGMGVLLGTAGYMSPEQARGKPVDRRADIWAFGCILYEMLAGQRLFTGETATDVIGAVVHKEPDLDELSSDVPLRIRRLLERCLQKDVNRRLQSIGEARIALQEWLENPEEEPVKTEGGRPGWLPWAAAVAAGVIGLAVGGIFLGSSDPEPPAVQRFVVELGDEPPFTGRGAAVVPSPDGRFLAYATAVSGGGSLYLRPLERMESLQVATGQSREWPHNAFFSPDSDWLGFFTVAELKKVPVTGGSPITLAEVDMPRGGSWSADGRIVFAPESTGGLSIVPAAGGDVTPLTTAEDDSSYESHRYPQWLPGDTAVLFTNVTAGGTRIEMVDVKNGERSVIHEGGFYGRYVPTGHVLFVDGDAVFAMPFDADRLERTGSPMPVLEGVASFPAGGQAQYHVSDNGFLVYRPGSDELDPFPIAWADHSGRLETLWDEEGIYGSPRLSPDGRRLAVSVQRGDDWDVWVYDIERDVGTRLTFANGYDADPVWSPDGRYVAFASDREDGQVAMYRTRSDGTGEAERLIEPGKLEFPAPLSWSPDGSVILLTSPGANGTDDLYFLALDGDGEPEPYLASPFDEGDSHYSPDGRWIVYRSNESGTPEIYVRSTEGPGKWQISDGGGWQPMWSGDGATLFYRSREGLNAVEVSADGEEFLAGRPEFLFGDIFGGPSGVRLPGYLFFDYDVSADGEHFVVFPRRTEQEAGSATVHVVNGWFEELRRLTSVGAK
- a CDS encoding mechanosensitive ion channel family protein; translation: MLEIVLTLAALAIALILRAEPLRRLRPLTLPLILVALAAFAHFIAKSLGVDDDVTRWTSVALVLAIAFLVARGILMVIFDWMLVHRAGVEPPRLMREVVALIVYLVLAAIILRSMGVEVTGLIATSAVMTVVVGLALQQTLGNLLAGLALVWEQRLKIGTWVEMDGILGQIQQTGWRSMILRTRLRERLLIPNSDVAAARIRILGSGEQPVAVPVRLGVAYGVPPDAAKEVFRRVAGGIPGVLSEPAPRILTVEFADSAVVYECRLWTLIPWSREDLTDLFLTRAHAALNRAGMEIPFPQRTLHRGTRPEPRDTVERRRRALAACELFSELSDEALDNLAQRSRLYRFAPGEPAVQTGETSAALFAIASGSAAVSHNGRKIATLEVGDFFGETAFLSGEPRTATVRAAGGPIEVVEIDEPCLKALLEDHPGLADHLAERMAARRLEAEQLRDETGALMSEAGLVSQLRKRLLRFIGR